One Coriobacteriia bacterium genomic window, GAGATCGCGCCGCAGACGCATCCCCCTTGCTCGCGGCGCGGCACAAAACGAAGCGGGTCCCAAGAATCCGGGGCCCGCTTCCACACTCTCCGGCAGCTTCAGTCGCCACCGCGAATCCCTAACCGAAATGGCCTTCGCACCGTCCGAGGCGCCACTCCAAAAGGCTATTCTCGAGAACTGTTGGCCACTTTGGCGTTTACGGCCGCATCCTCGAACTCTCCAGGGACTTATGCCCGGTGCTCCAACGCGCTCGAACCGCTCGTCGAAGCCCTTCCTCTGCCATATCGGCTCGGGTCTTCTGACGCTTCGCTTTCCACCAGTGGATAGACCTCCCAACTGCCGGATGCGGCGCATGCGGTTCGCGCCTCACGTCTGAATATACGCCAGCTCCCCCGCCGAGCAACGCCTCTGACGTGCGGAAACGACGAACGGCGACGTATTGACGGCCGTCGGCGCCAAACGGCGGACGACCGCGATGCTCCGCTCGGCCTCCCGCTCGCTCGTCCAGCTACAGTACCGCGTGCTCCGAGTCGATACACAATCTGGGAGTTCGAGGGGAGCGGCACAAGACCACGTCGCTTCCGGAGGGGATACAGGATGTCGCAGGCCGAAGTGATCCTCGGTCGCATGACCGCGCCTGGCGTGCCAGAACGCAACGTCGTGTTGCGCGACGGCGCGCTGTTCGCCGGCGCCGACCCGATCTCACCGCAACGGCTCGTCAGCTGGGATCGCTGCGGCCATTTCGTCTGGGCCTCGCCCAACATGCACGACGTCTTCTATGGCCAGCACCCCCAGCTCGCCGAGAACCTGGAGATCGCGCGCCCAGAGGGGTCGACTCCGGTTGCCCCCGCCGCGCCCGGCCGAAGGTCGGTCGTTTGGCTGCATACCGGGCTGGCCACTAGTAGCGTCGTGCTCGCCTCGCTCCTCGGACTGCTGCTGGGGCTGCGTTCGCTTCTCGGCGCGATGCTCTCGGGCGGCACAACCGGCGTCGCGGCCATGACGATCGCCGGCGGGCTCGTAGCGGCAGCCGCGTTTCTCGGCGGATGGCTGCTGACGCCTCAGGCTTTCAAGCGCGGCGCGCCCCGCACCGTTGTAGTCACGCCGCTCGCCTTCGCCGCGATCATGATAGTCAGCTTCGTCGTGAGTTCGCCGCGTTCAAGCCTGGGCGCAACGATGCTGTCCTTCGGCGTGCCCGTGACTGTCGCGGCGGTCGCGATGTACGCTGGGGCGCTCGCTGCCGACCCACAGGCGGCAGCAGGTCGCTCAATCGCCTCCCGGCTCGCTACCCTCGGACTCACGCTGGTCGTCGCGATGTCCAGCTGCACTCTGGCCGCCGCGAGCATGCCGGCCAACTCGCTGGACCGCTCGAACGGAGTGTTCGCCACTCAGGACGGCAACACAGACGGTTCGACGGTGCCGTCAGAGGACGAGTACCGGTCCGAAGCCGAGGGCGTTCTTCCCGGCTGGAAGGTCGAGCAGTACATCTCGGAAGGTCCGGGTGCGATCTGCTTGCTGGGCTCCTCTTCGGCGCCCACAGTGCACTTGGTCTTGACCCAATCTGACACCGGCGAAACGTCGCTCGATGCCTTCAGAGGTCAAACAGTGGCGTTAGCGGCGTTCGCTCAGGCGTTCGCGCGCAAGCATCCAGGAACCGACTGGGCCGTGTCCTGGTCGGGAACCCCGATGAAGTACGGCCCGCAGGGAGGTCAAGGCACCGTCTACACCTACGTCGGTGTGAGATTCGTGTCGCTCGCCTCGTTCAACAGCTCGGTTAGCTCCGGCGACGCGCTTAGCGGCGGCGACAGCGAGGAGTGGGTCCTCACTGGAGCCGGGAACTCCGTGTCGTGGATGACCTCCGACGATCCGCGCCTCGGCGCGCTCTTGCAGCAGTCGTACCCCAGCGAGTCACTCTCGGGAGCACAGCAGACGTACCCGCAGGACACGCAGTCCGGAAGCTACGCAAGCCCGCAGTCGAATCCGCAGGGGTACTCGCAGAACGGCGCCTATCAGGTTGCCCCCTAGAGGCACGCGGCCGGATCGCTACTTCAACGCGTCGAGTCGCACCTTGAGCTGGTCGGTCGTCTGCTCGCCTACGACAGTGCCGCTGACCACGCCGTCCTTCGTCGCATACACGAACGTGGGGACGTACTGAACACCGAGCTTATTCGCGATCGCCATCGCTGCGTTGTCACTGCCGTCGACATTGAGGCGCCTGAACTCGACCTTGTCTCCGTACTGCTTCTCTAGCCCCTCGACCAGGGGCTTCATCTTGGCGCAGGACGGTCAAGTTGGCGTGTAGAACTCTATGAAGACCGGCTTGCCCGAGGTTTGAATAGTCTGCTGCGAAGTCGAAGTGCCCTTTTCAAGAGGACCGGTCCAGCTGGCGACACCGCCGGTCAGATCCGCGACGTTCTTGAATCCCATCCCCGCCATAGTCTGTTGCGCCTCGGCTGAGCGCGCACCACTAGCGCAGTAGACAACGTAGGAGTTGTCCTTGTTCCAGGTTGCTGCCGTCTGTGCTATTTGGTCGACCGGAACGTTGATCGCTCCCTTGATGTGTCCCAGCTCGTACTCGCCGGACGTTCGTACGTCGACAATCTGCGCACCCTTGGCCTGGGCGGCGATCAATCCAGCCGAGTCGACCTTGGTAATGCCGCTTCCGCCCTTGGGCAACAGCAGCATGAGTGCCACAGCTACCACGGCGACGACAACGACCCCCCAGATGATGATCTGGCTGATTGGCTTCTTCTTTGGTGGCGCCTTCTTCATGAGCAGACCTTCCGGCGGTAACAGCGCTATCTACTATACCCCGCAGGGTATTTTGACACAACGTAACGACGCACTCTTCCCTGCTCGGGGATAATGAACAAGCTAACTAGCAACCCAAGAGCAAGCCGCTCACCAAACTGCGGCTTGTTGCCGCGCAATTCCTCAAGGAGCCGCATGTCGGACCAGCCGTCATCGACGACCACTCAAGCCGCCCTCGGCGACGCTCCTCTGCGCGGTGAGCTGCTCTCGGCGGACCGCCTCGCCGAGGAGGCTCGAGCTCTCGCCGCCGAGCAGCCTTGGGTCGCCGACGAGCACTTGCGAACCACACCTCTGATCCCGCTGATGCAGCGTGCGGCCACGGCACTGGCCTCGGCAAATCGCGAGCTTGCCGCAGCCGCGCGTGCCACTGGCGGCTCGTCGCCGGCCGGCGAGTGGCTGCTCGACAACTACTATCTCATCGAGGAGCAGGTCCTGCTCGTGCACGAGGACCTGCCCAGCGACTACGGCATCGAGCTGCCGCGGCTGACCCAGGGCGCCTACCGCGACTTCCCGCGCCTCTACACGGCGCTTCTCAAGCTGATCGAACATACCGACGCACGCCTCGACGAGGAGTATCTACAGCGCTTCATCGCCGGGTACCAGGAGACATCGCCGCTGATGATCGGCGAGGTATGGGCCGTGCCAATCATGCTGCGCATCGGCTTGGTCGAGAACCTGCGCCGGCTCTCGCACGCCACCATCGCCTCGACTCGCGCCGAACGCGCTGCCGACTCGTGGGCCGAGAGGCTCGTGCTCGCCGCTCAAGACGGCACCACCGACGCGCTGCCCCAGCTCCTCGGCAGCATCGACGCCGAGACCCACGGCATGCCGCCGGCGTTCTTCGTGCGGCTCACGCGCCGGCTCGGCGAGCTTGAGCGCGGCGGCGAGGCAATCAACGCCTGGGTCGAGCGCCGGCTTTCCACGGACGGCATCGTCTTGGAGGACGCGGCCGTCGATGCGCAACAACAGCAGGCCGCCGACCAGGTCTCGATCGCCAACTCCATCACCAGCATCCGAATGCTCGACGCCCTGGACTGGCGCGAGTTCTTCGAGCAGGTCAGCGTCGCCGAAGACGTGCTTCGCCGAGATCCTACGCAGACCTACGGCGTCATGGACTTCGGCAGCCGCGACCGCTACCGCCATGCGATCGAGCAGATCGCCCGGCGAAGCAACCTCGACGAGGTGGGCGTCGCCGAGAAGGTCGTCGAACTCGCGCGCGCGGCGCTCGCGCGCGACGCGTCGGATGAGGTGGCCGGACACGTGGGCTGGTGGCTGATCGGCAGCGGGCGCTACGAGCTCGAGCCGGCAATCGGCTACCGCCCCCACAGCCGCGAGCGTCTCTACCGCGGACCGCTCAAGCGCAAGGGCGAGCTCTATTGGGGCTCACTGGCGGTGCTCACGGCGCTGCTCGTGGCCGCGCTGGGC contains:
- a CDS encoding thioredoxin domain-containing protein, whose amino-acid sequence is MKPLVEGLEKQYGDKVEFRRLNVDGSDNAAMAIANKLGVQYVPTFVYATKDGVVSGTVVGEQTTDQLKVRLDALK
- a CDS encoding rhodanese-like domain-containing protein; the protein is MKKAPPKKKPISQIIIWGVVVVAVVAVALMLLLPKGGSGITKVDSAGLIAAQAKGAQIVDVRTSGEYELGHIKGAINVPVDQIAQTAATWNKDNSYVVYCASGARSAEAQQTMAGMGFKNVADLTGGVASWTGPLEKGTSTSQQTIQTSGKPVFIEFYTPT